From a region of the Archocentrus centrarchus isolate MPI-CPG fArcCen1 chromosome 18, fArcCen1, whole genome shotgun sequence genome:
- the LOC115797035 gene encoding kelch-like protein 33, whose product MEIREAKEEKAETNSEMGLKMEKGNEEEDRESTEVNERVDVEEEEKEVENECEVNESDKEDETKENKVKKAEEGEEEEMEKEVNEEVEEQIQNSTEKRQEDEKLKEEDSIADSVDSIINEDSDFIEFEDEHFDELRDSDENIHRNENVISETQTTLKRNEEVESEMLTEKEETTTQSWATEEDHGSLQDEEEASTDDEETEHSVDEDGDFSDEEDITIYFKDDYSTDVFLTLNEFRCSSILTDLTLRTEDGTNFCVHAPVLAAASSLIWDNLTRNKVELNRADERKDGDTCVGVHRWLMSLGPEVDDVGLEVILEFAYTGQMPSLNKDNVDKIKAAAQILGAPRVLDLCTEEEEKSTKTGGQKKRESISPAQQLMISLQSIKQLWMDRVGCDVILEASGGSLHVHRVILAVGSDYFRGMFTSGMKESHQPCVNLPFLLASELEVLIGCSYSGTLPMSWRCIFEITSTALQLQYQPALYLCFNFLCREMNLESCLDVASFAEAYEMAQLLEVAEDFVLRHFQMVACTSKFKDLSAKQLLKYLNSKSLCVPSELVVFKAVVTWIQAKPKIRLRLAQELMKTVHFPLMTFKEFKEVRSQTIWSNPKLAALYEKIFEDFCSNETAHQNQCRIYLPKESLVLTGGEQITEDLGSRNISRELWFGNSLRNLIGIRKAMEWRRLGEMPGPARFGHEVAVLKGQLYVFGGKKYYGIGDTLNCVYRYDPCENSWECLAEMQEKRCFFSVVVLDEKIYAIGGHCEADPIHSVERYCPSTNSWSFTSPLDLPLSEHVAKVTQGQIFISGGRNNDYLCLASMFLYHPEMGSTYLANMTKPRAHHCMETLGEYLYVAGGITTHDDMTIVDQLACEVYSPVADCWTAFASLPVPHVGAGSAVLEGKFYVLGGYSQEDYSDTKMVHRYDPATQKWENMGKMPGPNNDIRASLLCLPKHFRM is encoded by the exons aTGGAGATCAGGGAAGCTAaagaagaaaaggcagaaacCAATTCAGAGATGgggcttaaaatggaaaaggGAAATGAGGAGGAGGATAGGGAGTCAACTGAAGTGAATGAAAGAGTAGAtgtggaagaggaagagaaagaggtaGAAAATGAGTGTGAGGTTAATGAGAGTGATAAGGAGGATGAGACTAAGGAGAATAAGGTAAAGAAAGCAGAAgaaggggaggaagaggaaatggaGAAGGAGGTTAATGAGGAAGTGGAAGAGCAAATCCAAAATAGTACAGAAAAAAGACAAGAGGATGAAAAACTCAAAGAGGAAGACTCCATTGCAGACTCGGTGGACTCAATAATAAATGAAGATTCTGACTTCATAGAATTTGAGGATGAACATTTTGACGAATTACGAGATTCTGATgaaaacatacacagaaatgaaaatgtcatATCTGAAACTCAGACTACTCTGAAAAGGAATGAAGAAGTTGAAAGTGAGATGTtgacagagaaagaagaaactacCACACAATCTTGGGCCACTGAAGAAGATCATGGCAGTCTTCAAGATGAAGAGGAAGCGTCTACTGATGATGAGGAAACAGAACATTCAGTGGACGAAGATGGGGATTTTAGTGATGAAGAAGACATAACGATATATTTCAAAGATGATTACTCCACAGATGTTTTTCTCACCTTGAATGAATTTAGGTGTTCCTCAATTCTCACTGACCTTACTTTGAGGACAGAGGACGGAACAAATTTCTGTGTACACGCCCCCGTGCTGGCTGCTGCCAGTTCCCTTATCTGGGATAATCTAACAAGAAACAAAGTTGAACTCAACAGAGCTGATGAAAGAAAAGATGGCGATACATGTGTTGGAGTTCACAGGTGGTTAATGTCTCTTGGTCCAGAGGTGGATGATGTTGGTTTAGAGGTGATTCTGGAGTTTGCCTACACTGGACAAATGCCATCCTTGAATAAGGACAATGTAGACAAGATAAAGGCTGCAGCTCAAATACTGGGTGCACCCAGGGTGCTGGATCTCTGCACCGAGGAAGAGGAGAAGTCCACAAAAACTGGAGGGCAGAAGAAAAGGGAAAGTATTTCTCCTGCACAACAACTGATGATCAGTCTTCAGTCCATCAAACAGCTGTGGATGGACAGAGTGGGATGTGATGTGATTCTTGAAGCTTCTGGTGGATCACTTCATG TCCACAGAGTTATCTTGGCTGTAGGTAGTGACTACTTCCGTGGCATGTTCACCTCAGGAATGAAGGAGTCTCATCAGCCTTGTGTGAACCTTCCCTTCCTTTTGGCTTCAGAATTGGAAGTTCTAATTGGCTGCTCTTACAGTGGGACTCTTCCCATGAGCTGGCGGTGCATCTTTGAGATTACCAGTACTGCTCTCCAGCTCCAGTACCAACCTGCCCTTTACTTGTGCTTTAATTTCCTGTGTCGAGAaatgaatcttgaatcttgccTGGATGTGGCATCTTTTGCCGAGGCCTATGAAATGGCACAGCTTCTTGAAGTTGCTGAAGATTTTGTCCTCCGGCATTTCCAAATGGTGGCATGCACCTCAAAGTTCAAGGACTTGTCAGCCAAACAGCTCCTGAAATACCTAAACAGTAAATCTCTTTGTGTTCCCTCTGAACTTGTTGTTTTCAAGGCAGTGGTGACCTGGATCCAAGCAAAGCCCAAGATAAGGCTTAGACTTGCTCAAGAACTCATGAAAACGGTCCATTTTCCCCTGATGACCTTCAAGGAATTCAAAGAGGTCCGATCTCAGACCATCTGGTCTAACCCCAAATTGGCAGCGCTATATGAGAAAATTTTTGAAGACTTCTGCTCCAATGAGACTGCACATCAGAATCAGTGCCGCATCTATCTGCCTAAAGAGAGCCTAGTTTTGACTGGAGGTGAACAGATCACTGAAGACCTGGGTAGCCGCAACATCAGCAGAGAACTCTGGTTTGGAAATTCCCTCAGGAATCTTATAGGGATAAGAAAGGCAATGGAGTGGAGAAGGTTGGGAGAGATGCCTGGGCCAGCAAGATTTGGTCATGAGGTTGCTGTGCTAAAAGGGCAACTGTATGTGTTTGGAGGCAAGAAGTATTATGGCATTGGTGACACCCTGAATTGTGTTTACAG GTACGACCCTTGTGAAAAcagctgggaatgcctggctgaaatgcaagaaaaaagatgctttttctCAGTGGTTGTTCTGGATGAAAAGATATATGCCATTGGCGGACATTGTGAAGCTGACCCTATACATAGTGTTGAAAGATACTGCCCATCTACAAACTCTTGGAG cttcACCTCACCCTTGGATTTGCCTCTGAGTGAGCATGTAGCAAAGGTTACACAAGGGCAGATCTTCATCTCTGGAGGGAGAAATAATGATTACCTTTGTCTTGCATCCATGTTTCTGTACCACCCAGAGATGGGAAGCACCTACCTGGCAAACATGACCAAACCTCGAGCTCATCACTGCATGGAGACTTTGGGTGAATATCTTTATGTGGCAGGTGGAATCACCACACATGATGACATGACTATTGTTGATCAGCTAGCTTGTGAAGTGTACAGTCCAGTGGCTGACTGCTGGACTGCCTTCGCATCTCTGCCAGTGCCACATGTCGGAGCAGGAAGTGCAGTTTTGGAGGGAAAATTTTATGTGCTGGGTGGATACAGTCAGGAGGACTACAGTGATACTAAGATGGTCCACCGTTATGATCCTGCCACACAGAAATGGGAGAACATGGGAAAGATGCCTGGGCCAAACAATGATATCCGCgcatctctgctgtgtttgccaAAGCATTTTCGGATGTAA